The sequence CAACAATCGAGATTATCAAAAGGTTAATGAGTTTGAACGCACCTGCCCACTCGTCCATCTCCAGTGATCTCCCAAGAACTCATCagccaaaatatatataattctgtttattACTCAGGGTAGACATGTTgagaaaatgctgtttttctgatCTGCATTACAGCGCATTTGCCCGCCAACGACAATACCACCCACTCTGTACCTCTCTGACTCCTGATGTCTGATACCTGTGCTGTGACTGTCTACAATCTGCATAATCACAGAGAACTTCTGCTGAAGATGTGTGCGCACACAGCGCTCGACTTCCACAAGGTCACCCAAGGCCAATGCGGATGTAGGTGAGTTCCAGCGACCCACGGTCTCCAGCGCGCTCATAAACAGACTAAAATAAACACATCCTCTTGTGGGAATGACATCCCCCTCACACCTCATCGGCTAAAGCATACATTTCCATAAACCTGCACGCTCTGCAACCATCTCTTCCAACTTCACCCAACAGAGACCCGCACCTATGAAAGTGCCAGCGACATCCGCGTAACAGAGATACACCGAGCGTGCTCCCTCAGGTCAGGGCCCTGTGGGGGTCTGTGCAGAAATAGGTCATTTGTCACACATCAAGTCCTGGGGCAGGAGATGCATTATAGATGAGACCAAACAGCCTGTCTCAGTGAGCTCTACCCACTCCCTGAGACTGGAAACAGGGGGAAGGGAGCTTGAAATAACAACCGCTGCAATCAGTGTGTTTCAATGTTTAATATCAGCTCCAACGAGGAACAATAAGCTGACATGTGCATTCATTCTCAAGTCTCTGATTTTAGGTGTCTCTGGACATTATGGCAATGACATTATACGACAACATTAATAATGCATGACATCTATATGACATTGATAACCCAAATGATGTCTTAATCCATATTGTAAGCATTGGCCGTGTGTGATTATGTAACACGCATTCAACACACACCTGACATGATAATATAGGAATTGTTAAACAAGTAAAGGCAGGTATTCAAACAGTGGGCCGTGTTATGACCTTCACACAGTTATGCCTTTGCACAGCCATTCTGCCGGTGAACAAATGCCGGACTCATGCACAGCATTCGTAGAAATGCAGCGCGTCAGACTGAAAAGATGAAATTTGAGAAGAAGAGCTGCGCTGCAAGGACAAATAATCAAGAAAGGAAAAAAACtagaggatgagagagagagaacgaggggTAAAGAGAAGGCGAAAGCATGGCTCCTGTCTTTTTCTGCACCCATCTGTTCGGAGTGCAGGTGGAGCTCTATTCACTCAGCTCTGCATGTGTGTTTGGAGGGGGGGGGCAGGAAGAAAGGGAGGGCAAAAGGAAGAGTGGAGTGATGGTGAAGGGGATAATGGGAGAGGAGCGCATTGCAATGGCTGCCATGTAGTACCCTCCCTGCACAATTAGCCAATCAGAAGCAAGCTCTGCCAGCCAGAAGGACACATAAAAGAAGAACATTGCAGCAGAGGCACAGAAGGAGCCTGCGAGGAGCTGGGAAATACACAACAGCAGACCACAACACCCTCCCCTGGACACACCCTACTGGGGATCACTGCTTCTCTTTTTTCTGAACCATCGCCCACGCCACACGGAGAGAAATCTCTCACTCATCATCGTCCTGAAGAAAACCCCCGTCTCCTCATTTTCACACTGCTGAGGAAAACTACAATCGCACGGGCTGAGCTTTCTTGCCGAAGACTGtcgtttttcctttttctttttttttcttttcgtttgGAACCTGACATCTGCTGTTCTCGATCCACGGCGTAATATCCGCAAGACGGCCTGAAGACCTGTGTATTGAAGGACCTAGATCAATATCATCTTTGTTGCTCAAGAATGGTTACTGTAAGTAAACCCTTTTCCGGTCTATctcatgaaaaacaacaacagcatcaGCACCACAGAATCAGTTTGAACACCCTCAAAACAGACAGCAAGTATATAAAATTCATCTTAAAATATAGGGTATTTAAATACAAGCTAGCTAAAACATACACACAGCATTTGGTCAAACATACTGGCGCATCTAATCGCGGATTCCGTGAACAAGATTAACGATTAGCCCGGGGTATAAGTAATGTGATACAGGCATGCGTGAGCATCGCTACAGACGAGCTCGCTTGTCTTTCTGAAGAGAATCAAAACATTGCTTTCTCCTTTCCTTACAAGGCATTCGTCATCAATCGTAATACGTAAAGTACCCTTCGCAACATGCATGTATTCCTACATCCGCTAATTAAACGCGTGCAAGCGATAATTAGCCATTGTTAACAAAGAGCGCTGAGGAATTCCTCAGAAATAGCTGAGGTGCGGCGGAGGCAGAAGAAGGGCGTGAGAGGGCACACTCCTGGCTCGGGAAGGATGCTCGAGACAAAACACGACGCCTCGGATGCTGAGAGCCCATCGAAGAGCAAAGGCAAAGGAAAGGGTCGAGTCACTCAGAGGGGGAGGGGAGATGTTATGCATCTGTTAGTTGGGATTGAATCAGGCAGGACGAAATTCCTAAGGCTTGCGATGCTATATATAAGAGACCGCGAGAGAGGAAACTGCGAGATGTCATGTGATGTATGGGAACGGCTAAATATCCCACATTTCTATCGATATCTTAGTGAGTTCATTtttcatatacacatatatacaccgAAGTGTGTAAATAAGCATTAGGAAGGGAATACAAAGGCCTTTAGGGAAAGCGTTTTGGGCGTGTCTTCTCCAATAGAAATCAGCGATGCTGGCACTCGCACAGAACCACTATCTCCACGTACATTTGCTCtgtgtaaaaatgaacaaaaaacagcTTATTTGAATACGAGCAGGTATTTGAAACGGACCCACGGGTGACTGTTTAATATGCTAAGATTAATTAATGACGTTTAATTCTTCAGGCCTGCTCTACACGAGGCGTATTTTCAGGATGACCGTCTTTGTTTCTTGTCCGAAAAATGTGATAATAGCTACTAAACCCTGGTTGGAGACTCGTTTAGTAATAGCCTAATTAATTTGAACGCTCTTTGGAAATTACACTCAACATTTGGCAGCCACACAACATTTTGCGTTTGAGGTTAGAGGCCTCTGGTCCTCACAAATCAGTAACGTTATATTCGTCTGCTGTGAAGGACAGCCTGCCTTGTGTTAGACTGACCTCAAACAAAAGGCGATGCGAAACGACGCGCTTCTCTTTCGTTTTAAGTCTCGGTAGATGGTGTGATGAATGAATGACGGGCCTCTCGGCATGTTGTTCCGCAGTCCTCCGTGAGCACGAGCCTCTACCGCAGTGCCAAGCTCGTAAAACCGTTGAGTCAGATAACCTTCTCCAGGAGCAGATACGCAATTCAAGGACAAGGACATCACAGCGAGATGCACAACACAACACATCCGTCTGAACACACGAGCTCGCCATTTATCGCTAATAAAGAGTTTGTCAATTAAATAATAACacagcgtttaaaaaaaaaacacgtttgaCAGTATTTGTGGGCGGTCAAGGGAAGCCGTTACGAACGTTACAGAATCACAGACCTCGTCTATTATGAATTTAAACGGTGATTATTTTGAACAGATCTAGTAGCCTAGGCTACAGAAACTAATATTACAGCCAAtaataatcaaattataattgttaaatattacgACCAGGCCACTTAAATATGGATTTCGGTTaagaagaaaaaactgtcagcTAACTTACCTAGAACAGAATATTATACAGTTGTTACATAATTAGCTagaggcatttatttgatgacattatttaaatgtacatttaattacgtttgttattattataattttcgtTATTTTAAAATTGTCTTGTAGAATAGCAGTGAAGAAGTGAAGACAGTTGCAATGTTCATTGTTCCCGGAGAGTCCCGCAGCCTCTGGCCTCGACACAAAGCGCCACTGTTTACATTAATATTCATAGTGCTGCCACGGTCTCTGTAGAGGAGGAACGGGTGGCTCTTTTGTTCGCTCGTGTCAATACGTTTATTCAGCAAAAAGGAGCTCGGATTTGTGAATGCCCACAGAAGCACACGCGCACTTGTCCAATCAAAGGACGAGAGGATAACGAGTTTTAACGATTCGTAAACGTGTTTATTTATGAAGACGACATCAAGAGCTTAATGTCCACTTGATAAAACGGAGCGCGCGACACCAAGGATGTTTTGTAGGTAGTTGTGCGTGTTGAGCCACTCCCGGATTCAGCACTCTGGATAGCGACCGAACAGGAATACCGGGATACCGCTAGCGCCTTTTCTTCCCGCTAAACGTTTCTGGCGTTCTTGTAGAAttataaaactaattatttttaaaaaggcataaaaactgtttttaaataaaataacgcTATTTGGGGGAATACAAGAGAGACGTGTGAATTCGCGTGATAAATCAATGCTCTTTCGCgctgcagattttttttcttccacgaGTTAAATTAACCCAATTCACcgacaaaaataaacaacaaagcaAAGGATTTATCCGTTCAGTTTTGACTTGTGTCCTGTTGTTTTACAGCTGCCACTGTGATCCCTTAAGCTGCAGTGAGAGTGTGGCTAATGCCCTTTGTTTAGGATAATCCTGTAATCTGTTACTGAAACGGCCTATTGGCAATCCAACATTCCCATTTCAGTCAGGAGGCCCGTCCAGACACGTAGCTACGTTTATGAATTAGAAATGATAAAATTAAAGTCTGGATTAGGCGTCAGCAATGTCACGAGCACAGATTCATTTTTCCATAGCCTAACGTTAACGGATAAAACTGGGAATCGCTACCCTGGCAGTCTGCAAATTGATGTTGACATGTTACATACAGCTAGGCTACAGATTAGATCAGCCTTATGCTTTATTTGTTTACCTCGCCGGATCTTGTGCAAGACTgtgtttattttaagaaaatggcTCCCTCCCTGCACAGGGACATTAAGGAAGTGACGCGAGTGGATAGTCTTCACAGACAGATTGCTTTTTATCTCATGCTGATTTCaggcctgtttttatttttatcttttaatacGTTTTCTGGCATGATGcgttaatgcattttaatttactgtaatattttaaagtaatctACATTTATACTGAAGTCGGTCTGATTTATCTCCCAAGAAAAAAATGGTGGCAGCTAAACCAAGTGGGTTTTCTATAATAAAGCTAtgttttttcttacatttgtatATTGTGTCATTcaacatgacaaaaaataaaaaaaataaaaaaaaccttctttTGATTGACAAGGCTTGATGGTCATTTCAGCACACTCTCATTGGAGACTCACTAAGAGGAATCTTTGCAGTCATTTATCATTATTTGTGCGCTGGTGGGAAGGTAACAGGTTTTGCTCATGGGATGCAGGGCTCTTGTTTGTGTGCAAGTCTGGGCCCTCGTGTAGGCGATGCTGATGCGGTGCATTAAATATTGAGGGAGAACTCTCCTTGAAATAGAAAAGTACAGGCTGGGATGGGAATGTCAAAGCCCGCTCTGTGGCCATGTTTTGCTTTGTAAGGcttatttttaatagctttaatTCAGGGACAGTTGATAAGATGTGTGATGTTTAGGCAGCGCTGTGGTAGGAAATCCAGCAGTAAGCAGTCTCTCGCCTGTCTCTGTGAATCATGTATTTTGGGATGAAGTGATCTTCCACCTCTATCTCTGCTGTGCTGGTGCCAGTATCTGGGCTGTAGGATAGTGTACGTGTCAGTCTGTGTGGTCGAAGAGCCTGTGCATTTTGTAACTCACTACATTCATCTCTGAGGATGGGTGGCTTGCCATAGGGAGGTTTACTTCAGTTCATGAATCCCGTTTGCCCTGATCCTGTCACTTTGTGTCAAGACTCACTCTGTTTGTGGCAACACGTAGACAGTGCCTGTCTGAGTTTACTTTCTAAACCCGAGATATTTCCCAGGCTATACAGGCTATGGGCTACTGTCCAAGCAAAAAATGCCATTTTATCCCCATTTGTGATCAAACGAACACCCTTTCCTTGGAAATTCCTGCTCGGGTGACACTGAAATTGTCAGTTTTGCCTAGATCCATGTTTGCAGTGCTTTAATAACTCAGCTCTCTGAGCTTTCTCCTTGTCAGTGTCAATTTGCTTGAGATATAAATTCTGGCTGCCCCGAAAGCTTATTTTATTAATGCAAGATAAAAAGTGATTTTAACCGAGCGCTcgaatatacacacatacatgcgaGCTTTGCTAAAAGTCAAGAAGCCAGCCAATAGCAACAGTCGTCAAGCTGCTGTTACCTGGGCAACCTGGTTAGAGGTAAGGCTCAAGGCAAGAATAAAtcattccactgaagaaagagaTGAGAGGAAGAAGTGCGTTTCAGAGAGATGAGAGGAAGAGGCAATACTGAAGGGAGAACAAAGGATCAAACTTCCCATACTACTATAAATTCACCTGTGCAACTGAacaaacattgtaaaataaaatgcttaattaGATATCAGATACAATTTAATGTATTTCCAATTACTTTCCTGGAaagatcataaaaataaaaaaaaagagagagagagacttgtaaCATATCATTCTGCCTGTTGATTGTGGGACTCAAAACAAAAAGATTGCGGATGCATTGTTAATTAAGTTGGTGAGACACCCTGTTCCACCCCAGGGGCTGTTCACTGGGAAAGAGTGCTTTCAGTCAACTAAGGATGACTAATACATGAACATACATTACATATGCCAATTTGTAAATTCTGGAGAGTAGCAGCCTTgggaaaaatatgaagaaaaaaaaattacaaaagagaTAAAAATGACAGATCGCTTATGGTACGGTGCAGAGCACCACTCCAGTTGTGCGTTGGGACAGAAAGGGAACGTTAAAGACTAAAGTAGCGTCTAAAACCTTCATACATCTGTTCTTTGAAAATCCCCTATAGGCCAAATTAAGCATCATGTTGTACTCCACAGCAAAATGGATGAACCCAAGACCCAGACATATGCACACACTCATGCTTTTCACATAAACAAGGTATCAATTGATCTTTATTCATCTGAACTGCATTTTCTtaaaaggaaatgtaaaaaacGTAGTTTTAGCATTTACATGAACTTTCATGCCCATCCTCTTAGAGGCTTGTGATGTAACGCTGAATGACCCTGGATAGCATAAAGGGGGCTGGGAAAGAGTGAAAGGACTGTGACATCTGCAGGGCCAGGGGCTGATGGAGAGAGTTGAAGTGAGGGAGGATGTCAGAGGAGGAGGGGAGGGGGGATATTGTGGGATATTGTTCTCTTCTATAGCCCTCTACCACTCAGATGCATTGATTTGTAACCTCTCAACCAGTATGCCAAGCATTACGCCCCTCAATGTATGCGTTTTCACCCAAACTGCACCATCTTAGAGTGTCATTTGTCATTTTTCCACCTGCAGATAATCAGCACCATGGAAACCCAGGTGTCCAATGGTCCGAGTGGAACTAGCCTGCCTAACGGCCCTGTCATTAGCACTAATGGCGCCACAGACGACAGCAAAACCAACCTGATCGTCAACTACCTGCCTCAGAACATGACCCAAGAGGAGTTCAAGAGCCTTTTCGGCAGTATCGGAGAAATCGAGTCCTGCAAATTAGTCAGAGACAAGATTACAGGTAACCATGCAATTTGGTCTTGATTCAGTAAGGGATATTAGCATCAAAGCAAGGGTCCAATGCATGCATTCCAATGCATTCTCATTTGTATTATTCCAGGCCAGAGTTTGGGCTATGGCTTTGTAAACTATGTGGATCCCAACGATGCCGACAAGGCCATCAACACGCTCAACGGTCTCAAACTGCAGACCAAAACAATCAAGGTAAGAGTAGCTCATGAAGCCCACGCTCTTCAATCACTCGATGGGGAGAAAGTAGAGAAATAAAGCACATAGAGCCCAATACAGACGTGACAGCAGGAGGGGAGGAGAATGGGAGGGGCAGGGGAGGAATTGGTGGTGGGTACAAAAggagcaaaagaaaagaaaaagtggaggTCAGAAAGCAAAGGGTTGTGCACAGAGTTGATTGTGATGGAAATGTAATTAGTGAGACGCAATGTGCGGCTTGGAGGTCAACACAGAGAGCCCCATCTGCCTTCAATCTTGGCTAATTAGGGCCTTCTTTGTCCCCAATTCAGCTGGGTTTTGGGGTGGGGAAAGGTCTGCCTGGGCTTCTGAAAGCATGACATTAAACAGTCGGTCTGCTCCTCCACCTGATCACCACACATCAAAGCCAAGGCAAAGAATCAGCAGTTAAGCAGCTTTCACAGACTTAGTGTAGGTTTGCATGTGCTCATATTAGGCATATGCATGTAAATCATATGACAGGCCAAGATGACAATGTTTCATATCAGAGCAGTTTCATTCCCTAGTCTAATTTGAAACCATAGCACACAGTTATTTGGTGAATAATTGTCCTAATCGTCTTGTTTGTTCAGTGCATTCATCCAGCTTTGCCACAACGTTCGTGTGCCCACTGCCCTCAAATCCTTAAGCTGGGCAAATGTCATATTTTCCATGTCAATACAGCACTGTTATAAAGGTAAGGAGCCGATAGTGAGGATGGAAGGGAGGGCGTGAATGAGGGAGGGAGACGGGGCGTAGGAGCAAAGACTAGGAAGGAGCCGAATGCCAATGACAGGATTAGGGGCCATATGGGCTGCAGGCACCATCTGTACTGTGGGAGAGACAGGGAGAGGGTTAATTATGGGGCAGCATCCCATCCCTCCAATACATCTCCCCCCTCTAGTCTCTGCTGTACACTCACCCACTCACTGCACAATTACACCCCTACCTCAACAATACCGCTGCTTAGTCATACTGGCCTGCAAGACGCAAACACACATATGGTGGAAAAACACATCATTGTGCCAAGGTCTCATGGCGAAACATGCAACTTGGTTGGGCGTCATAAAATGgcttaaacacatttaaaatagaaCCCTGTTTATGATAAAAACAAGTTTCctagattaactttttttttctcttgctgtAATTGCTTACATAAAGGTCATCAGATTCAAGTATGCAAATGTGTgttgaaaagaaagaaatgaaatgcTTGGCCCATTATTGAATAAAAAGGTTACAGacggaaaaaaaaatcattatattagataaattataaattatatatgtaaaaactAGTATGAAGAGTATAAGGCTATATGGTGCTATAAATGTTTAGACAAATTATAGAACATCATATGTATTGTATTTTACATGCaatataaagttaattaaattatataataaaacaatatataagtaaattggtttaaaaaagaCAATTGGTAAAAAGACTGTATGTCACTCTAAATgtttagaaaaacaataaaaagaacattatattattatttgtgttatatattattattattaacattacatGGCAATATAATTTGTCTGAAAAATATATgaagtatatattaaatatgcaatataaaGTAAATCAACTATAGatcacaaatataataaaaatacattgaataatacaaatttaaatccTAGATAAAACATGTCCAAGTATAAATGAGAAGTATTAATTGTAATactgttgaacaaaaacaaacatactaGAATATTCCAGAGTTTTCAGAAAGTGTGTGCGCCACATTTCCATTAACATGAATTGATACTgtgctttttgtttgatttgcttttgttttttttttttgttttttttttttcatggggtATTTTGTGTGGACGTGTGTTGGGGAGTTGTCAGGGGCGCTGGACATCTTGTAATCTGTTTACTTGATATCGCTGGTTGCCAGAGGAGCAGTTTCCCCTTGACAAAGGAGAGATGGAGAAGGAGGGAGCCAAtctctttatctaaaaaaaaccccacatgcacacacactgacaccATCAATCAAAATCAGCCCCTTCCAACCAGAAactcataaatatacatatttcatGAGAAAAATCTGTTCGCATCCCAAATTTGACCAAGACGGCACGGTAGGGGacttttaagaaatatagaaAGGAATATAAAAATGAGATGaatatttaaacatcaaaataaatgtctaaTTGGACTTGATATTACATGACACGTCCCGAAGCGGAACAGGTTCTAAATACTGCTGTCTTGTGGAAAATCACTGGCTAGAATAACAGCCCATGATATCAAATCAGCATAGAGGGTGTTGATTCATTTGGGTGGGGTAGGGATGGGGGGAGTGAATGTGAGAGTGGGCTCGTGTTTCTGCTGTCAGGAGCAGAGTGAAGCTGAAGTAGCGTTTAATAAGGGAACCAGGTTTGGTTCGAGTGAAGTAAGAGACGTGGATTTCAAGGAAGGAGGGATGAGAGAGAGTGGGCGGATGTCTCGCCTTTGAGCGTAGCAGTGCTGTGACATATCTGCTTCGACTACACTTGAAAGTTTGCACTGCTGAGAGTTTTAGGACTGTCACAGCTGTCTTGATGCATGCttcttaatatttctattaaaagaAATCCTAAACTGCAgctccttgttttgtgtgtgtgtgtgtgtaatgtaggTGTCCTATGCCAGACCAAGCTCAGCTTCCATACGCGATGCCAACCTGTACGTGAGCGGGCTGCCCAAAACCATGAGTCAGAAAGACATGGAGCAGTTGTTTTCCCAGTATGGAAGGATCATCACCTCACGCATCCTGGTAGACCAGGTCACAGGTAAACGTTACCTCACTTCCACTAACAGCGTAGGGACCCTGGGGGAGGATTACAAATCTATTTTAAGCTCTGGCTGTGACGCAAAAAAGAAGCtatatgttttagttttagttatatgTTAGGTTCaactaaatgaaattaaaattagaaatgcttttttaatttaaatagatcAAATTAAAACAGTACAACCTCAAGTAATGTCAAATATGCCTATTGAAATTCAGAATAATGCATTATTCATCcgtgcattttaataataaataaataaatcttatctGCCATTCATTAGTGTGACGGTGCTAACATTGCCTTGCCTTCTGTTTGGAGCAGGTATATCGCGCGGAGTAGGCTTCATCCGGTTTGACAAAAGAAATGAGGCCGAGGAAGCCATCAAAGGCCTGAATGGTCAAAAGCCGCTGGGCGCCGCCGAGCCCATCACCGTGAAGTTCGCCAACAATCCCAGTCAGAAAACGGGACAGGCCTTGCTTACCCAGCTTTACCAGACAGCTGCTCGCCGCTTCACTGGCCCTCTGCACCACCAGACTCAGCGCTTCAGGTACTGCTCCCACCTACAGCCCACAACCCTAATGCTCCCTACTCTTCCTCTGACGGTTTTCCTTTAAACAGCAGCACATTCACACCATCAGGGGGATTTTGACAAATCACAATGAGTCTGAGGCAGTGCGTAAATTTTTAAAAGAACTGGCCCTGCTTAGAGAGAAAACACTGCATGTGACTCAGTCACGGCATGGATGCATTCACAAGAATTCATCGCAGTACTCTCAGACCATCGCCCGAGGGCTTTGtaagcactgcatcagtgtgatGGGCCAGCCGCCGCCTGCTGATTGGTGGATGCGGTGCCCAGTAAAGAGCTCCCCCTGGTGGCTGAAGTTGCTGCTTGAAAACTCTTTGCTCGTTGTTGGATTATGCAACTAATATCTTCACCTCCGTCACTCTCCCTCTTGCATTGCAGACTCGACAATTTACTAAACGCCAGCTATGGAGTCAAGAGGTAATTTCCAAAAAAAAGGTGTCCTTTCAAAAGCATCCATGCCTAAACAAGCTCAAACAAAGTGCCCAGAATAACGCCTGCTGACTTTAGCATTACCATAACAGATTGGAGAAAACACTTAGTAGC comes from Carassius auratus strain Wakin chromosome 3, ASM336829v1, whole genome shotgun sequence and encodes:
- the LOC113049592 gene encoding ELAV-like protein 3 isoform X2, which codes for MVTIISTMETQVSNGPSGTSLPNGPVISTNGATDDSKTNLIVNYLPQNMTQEEFKSLFGSIGEIESCKLVRDKITGQSLGYGFVNYVDPNDADKAINTLNGLKLQTKTIKVSYARPSSASIRDANLYVSGLPKTMSQKDMEQLFSQYGRIITSRILVDQVTGISRGVGFIRFDKRNEAEEAIKGLNGQKPLGAAEPITVKFANNPSQKTGQALLTQLYQTAARRFTGPLHHQTQRFRLDNLLNASYGVKSSPSFVPRFSPITIDSMTSLAGVNLTGPTGAGWCIFVYNLSPEADESVLWQLFGPFGAVTNVKVIRDFTTNKCKGFGFVTMTNYDEAAMAIASLNGYRLGDRVLQVSFKTSKQHKA
- the LOC113049592 gene encoding ELAV-like protein 3 isoform X7 yields the protein MVTIISTMETQVSNGPSGTSLPNGPVISTNGATDDSKTNLIVNYLPQNMTQEEFKSLFGSIGEIESCKLVRDKITGQSLGYGFVNYVDPNDADKAINTLNGLKLQTKTIKVSYARPSSASIRDANLYVSGLPKTMSQKDMEQLFSQYGRIITSRILVDQVTGISRGVGFIRFDKRNEAEEAIKGLNGQKPLGAAEPITVKFANNPSQKTGQALLTQLYQTAARRFTGPLHHQTQRFRFSPITIDSMTSLAGVNLTGPTGAGWCIFVYNLSPEADESVLWQLFGPFGAVTNVKVIRDFTTNKCKGFGFVTMTNYDEAAMAIASLNGYRLGDRVLQVSFKTSKQHKA
- the LOC113049592 gene encoding ELAV-like protein 3 isoform X4, whose product is MVTIISTMETQVSNGPSGTSLPNGPVISTNGATDDSKTNLIVNYLPQNMTQEEFKSLFGSIGEIESCKLVRDKITGQSLGYGFVNYVDPNDADKAINTLNGLKLQTKTIKVSYARPSSASIRDANLYVSGLPKTMSQKDMEQLFSQYGRIITSRILVDQVTGISRGVGFIRFDKRNEAEEAIKGLNGQKPLGAAEPITVKFANNPSQKTGQALLTQLYQTAARRFTGPLHHQTQRFRLDNLLNASYGVKRFSPITIDSMTSLAGVNLTGPTGAGWCIFVYNLSPEADESVLWQLFGPFGAVTNVKVIRDFTTNKCKGFGFVTMTNYDEAAMAIASLNGYRLGDRVLQVSFKTSKQHKA
- the LOC113049592 gene encoding ELAV-like protein 3 isoform X1, which translates into the protein MVTIISTMETQVSNGPSGTSLPNGPVISTNGATDDSKTNLIVNYLPQNMTQEEFKSLFGSIGEIESCKLVRDKITGQSLGYGFVNYVDPNDADKAINTLNGLKLQTKTIKVSYARPSSASIRDANLYVSGLPKTMSQKDMEQLFSQYGRIITSRILVDQVTAGISRGVGFIRFDKRNEAEEAIKGLNGQKPLGAAEPITVKFANNPSQKTGQALLTQLYQTAARRFTGPLHHQTQRFRLDNLLNASYGVKSSPSFVPRFSPITIDSMTSLAGVNLTGPTGAGWCIFVYNLSPEADESVLWQLFGPFGAVTNVKVIRDFTTNKCKGFGFVTMTNYDEAAMAIASLNGYRLGDRVLQVSFKTSKQHKA
- the LOC113049592 gene encoding ELAV-like protein 3 isoform X6; the protein is MVTIISTMETQVSNGPSGTSLPNGPVISTNGATDDSKTNLIVNYLPQNMTQEEFKSLFGSIGEIESCKLVRDKITGQSLGYGFVNYVDPNDADKAINTLNGLKLQTKTIKVSYARPSSASIRDANLYVSGLPKTMSQKDMEQLFSQYGRIITSRILVDQVTAGISRGVGFIRFDKRNEAEEAIKGLNGQKPLGAAEPITVKFANNPSQKTGQALLTQLYQTAARRFTGPLHHQTQRFRFSPITIDSMTSLAGVNLTGPTGAGWCIFVYNLSPEADESVLWQLFGPFGAVTNVKVIRDFTTNKCKGFGFVTMTNYDEAAMAIASLNGYRLGDRVLQVSFKTSKQHKA
- the LOC113049592 gene encoding ELAV-like protein 3 isoform X3, with amino-acid sequence MVTIISTMETQVSNGPSGTSLPNGPVISTNGATDDSKTNLIVNYLPQNMTQEEFKSLFGSIGEIESCKLVRDKITGQSLGYGFVNYVDPNDADKAINTLNGLKLQTKTIKVSYARPSSASIRDANLYVSGLPKTMSQKDMEQLFSQYGRIITSRILVDQVTAGISRGVGFIRFDKRNEAEEAIKGLNGQKPLGAAEPITVKFANNPSQKTGQALLTQLYQTAARRFTGPLHHQTQRFRLDNLLNASYGVKRFSPITIDSMTSLAGVNLTGPTGAGWCIFVYNLSPEADESVLWQLFGPFGAVTNVKVIRDFTTNKCKGFGFVTMTNYDEAAMAIASLNGYRLGDRVLQVSFKTSKQHKA
- the LOC113049592 gene encoding ELAV-like protein 3 isoform X5, encoding MVTIISTMETQVSNGPSGTSLPNGPVISTNGATDDSKTNLIVNYLPQNMTQEEFKSLFGSIGEIESCKLVRDKITGQSLGYGFVNYVDPNDADKAINTLNGLKLQTKTIKVSYARPSSASIRDANLYVSGLPKTMSQKDMEQLFSQYGRIITSRILVDQVTAGISRGVGFIRFDKRNEAEEAIKGLNGQKPLGAAEPITVKFANNPSQKTGQALLTQLYQTAARRFTGPLHHQTQRFSSPSFVPRFSPITIDSMTSLAGVNLTGPTGAGWCIFVYNLSPEADESVLWQLFGPFGAVTNVKVIRDFTTNKCKGFGFVTMTNYDEAAMAIASLNGYRLGDRVLQVSFKTSKQHKA